The following proteins come from a genomic window of Achromobacter sp. AONIH1:
- the imuA gene encoding translesion DNA synthesis-associated protein ImuA, producing the protein MQSPERIHPALWRATQLARGAARCLPTGHAALSAELPDGGWPMGSLVELLSPHPGVGEIRLLRPALSQLETRRPIALVQPPHAPNIVSWMSWRLDPRQLLWVCPEKPADALWAAEQILRNGSCGALLCWLPQVRPESLRRLHLAAQASDLLFVALRPSAAAAHATPAPLRLALAPAPGGLSVHILKRRGPACDTPLHVGLEPGAFETPARHAPLDRRLPALPAAGRHTPALA; encoded by the coding sequence ATGCAGTCCCCCGAACGCATCCATCCCGCCTTGTGGCGCGCCACCCAGCTGGCGCGCGGGGCGGCGCGCTGCCTGCCGACCGGACATGCGGCGCTGTCGGCCGAGCTGCCGGATGGCGGCTGGCCGATGGGCAGCCTGGTCGAACTGCTGTCTCCGCATCCCGGCGTGGGCGAGATCCGCCTGCTGCGCCCGGCCCTGTCCCAGCTGGAGACACGGCGTCCGATCGCGCTGGTGCAGCCGCCGCACGCGCCCAATATCGTCAGCTGGATGAGCTGGCGGCTGGATCCCCGGCAGTTGCTCTGGGTCTGCCCTGAAAAACCGGCGGACGCGCTCTGGGCCGCCGAGCAGATCCTCAGGAACGGCAGCTGCGGCGCCCTGCTCTGCTGGCTGCCCCAGGTCCGCCCCGAATCGCTGCGCCGGCTGCATCTGGCGGCCCAGGCCAGCGACCTGCTGTTCGTCGCCCTGCGTCCGTCCGCCGCCGCCGCCCACGCCACGCCCGCCCCCTTGCGGCTGGCGCTGGCGCCCGCGCCGGGCGGACTGTCCGTCCATATCCTCAAGCGCCGGGGGCCTGCCTGCGATACGCCGCTGCACGTGGGCCTGGAGCCCGGCGCCTTCGAAACACCCGCCCGCCATGCGCCTCTGGATCGCCGCCTGCCTGCGCTGCCTGCCGCTGGACGCCATACGCCCGCACTGGCCTGA
- the acs gene encoding acetate--CoA ligase has translation MDAYRALVDEAERDNAGFWARLARETLAWRKPFTQVLDDSHAPFYRWFGDGRLNASFNCLDRHVASGLGERTAIVFEADDGAVTPISYRALLARVCQLANAMKACGIQRGDRVAIYLPMSVEAIVAMQACNRIGAIHSVVFGGFSAKSLNERIVDIGARLLITADEQVRGSKTLPLKRIADEALAMGGCDGVRRVFVYRRTGARIDWDAARDAWLHEAAGAQPEHCEPDWVDAEHPLFVLYTSGSTGKPKGVQHATAGYLLWAAQTLRWTFDLKPDDVFWCTADIGWITGHTYVAYAPLLCGTTQLVYEGLPTHPDPGRFWRMIDRHRVSIFYTAPTAIRALIKGAHEHPHAHPRHYGLDTLRVLGTAGEPINPTVWRWYHEEVGKGRCAVVDTWWQTETGGPLIAPLPGATPLAPGSCTLPLPGIGARIVDETGRETPDGQGGSLVFTRPWPAMLRTLWGDDARFLQTYFPAELGGKTYLAGDGALRDPATGYYTITGRIDDVLNVSGHRLGTMAVESALVAHPEVAEAAVVGRHDALTGEAIVAFVVPKGGPPDDAAAARISAELRAWIAREIGPIAKPREIRYAGSLPKTRSGKIMRRLLRAIANDDPITQDISTLENPAAIEQLRRVG, from the coding sequence ATGGACGCCTACCGGGCGCTGGTCGACGAGGCCGAACGGGACAACGCGGGATTCTGGGCGCGCCTGGCGCGCGAGACGCTGGCTTGGCGCAAGCCGTTCACCCAGGTGCTGGACGATTCTCATGCGCCCTTTTACCGCTGGTTCGGCGACGGCCGGCTCAATGCGTCCTTCAATTGCCTGGACCGGCACGTCGCCAGCGGGCTGGGCGAGCGCACCGCCATTGTCTTCGAAGCCGACGACGGCGCGGTGACACCGATCAGCTACCGCGCCCTGCTGGCGCGCGTCTGCCAACTGGCCAACGCCATGAAGGCCTGCGGCATCCAGCGCGGCGACCGGGTGGCGATCTACCTGCCCATGTCGGTCGAGGCCATCGTCGCCATGCAGGCCTGCAACCGGATCGGCGCGATCCACTCGGTGGTCTTCGGCGGCTTCTCGGCCAAGTCGCTGAACGAACGCATCGTCGACATCGGCGCCCGCCTGCTGATCACCGCGGACGAGCAGGTGCGCGGCAGCAAGACGCTGCCGCTCAAGCGCATCGCCGACGAAGCGCTGGCCATGGGCGGCTGCGACGGCGTGCGCCGCGTGTTCGTGTACCGCCGCACCGGCGCCAGGATCGACTGGGACGCGGCGCGCGACGCCTGGCTGCACGAAGCCGCCGGCGCCCAGCCCGAACACTGCGAGCCCGACTGGGTGGACGCGGAGCATCCGCTGTTCGTGCTCTACACCTCCGGCTCCACCGGCAAGCCCAAGGGCGTGCAGCACGCCACGGCCGGCTATCTGCTGTGGGCCGCGCAGACCTTGCGCTGGACCTTCGACCTGAAGCCCGACGACGTATTCTGGTGCACCGCCGACATCGGCTGGATCACCGGCCACACCTACGTCGCCTACGCCCCGCTGCTCTGCGGCACGACCCAGCTCGTCTATGAAGGCCTGCCCACGCACCCCGATCCGGGCCGCTTCTGGCGCATGATCGACCGGCACCGGGTGTCCATCTTCTACACCGCGCCGACCGCGATCCGCGCGCTGATCAAGGGCGCGCACGAACATCCGCACGCGCATCCCCGGCACTACGGGCTGGACACCTTGCGCGTGCTCGGCACGGCCGGCGAGCCCATCAACCCGACGGTCTGGCGCTGGTATCACGAGGAAGTCGGCAAGGGCCGCTGCGCGGTCGTCGACACCTGGTGGCAGACCGAGACCGGCGGCCCGCTGATCGCTCCGCTGCCCGGCGCCACCCCGCTCGCGCCCGGATCCTGCACGCTGCCCCTGCCCGGCATCGGCGCGCGCATCGTCGACGAGACCGGCCGCGAAACGCCGGACGGGCAAGGCGGCTCGCTGGTGTTCACGCGCCCCTGGCCCGCCATGCTGCGCACCCTCTGGGGCGACGACGCGCGTTTCCTGCAGACTTATTTCCCAGCCGAGCTGGGCGGCAAGACCTACCTGGCCGGCGACGGCGCCCTGCGCGACCCGGCCACCGGCTACTACACGATCACGGGCCGGATCGACGACGTGCTGAACGTATCCGGGCACCGCCTGGGCACCATGGCGGTCGAGTCGGCGCTGGTCGCGCACCCGGAAGTGGCCGAGGCCGCCGTGGTCGGCCGCCACGACGCGCTGACCGGCGAGGCCATCGTCGCCTTCGTCGTGCCCAAGGGCGGCCCGCCCGACGACGCGGCCGCCGCGCGGATCTCCGCCGAGCTGCGCGCCTGGATCGCGCGCGAGATCGGACCCATCGCCAAGCCCAGGGAGATCCGCTACGCCGGCAGCCTGCCCAAGACGCGCTCCGGCAAGATCATGCGCCGCCTGCTGCGCGCGATCGCCAACGACGATCCGATCACGCAGGACATTTCCACGCTGGAGAATCCGGCGGCGATCGAGCAGCTCAGGAGGGTCGGATAG
- a CDS encoding DUF86 domain-containing protein yields the protein MSVNRLSDYLDHIRQAAVDARSFVQGMTKSDFLADRRTQQAVIMSLVIIGEAATKIMDRHADFVLAQPDVPWRSMRGMRNRIAHGYFDINLDVVWETVRTALPALLADLPGPDELS from the coding sequence ATGAGCGTGAATCGCCTGTCCGACTACCTGGACCATATCCGCCAGGCTGCGGTCGACGCCCGTAGTTTCGTACAGGGAATGACCAAGAGCGATTTCCTTGCGGACAGACGCACCCAGCAAGCCGTCATCATGAGCCTGGTCATCATTGGCGAGGCGGCCACGAAAATCATGGACCGTCACGCCGATTTCGTCCTGGCCCAGCCGGATGTGCCTTGGCGCAGCATGCGTGGGATGCGCAACCGTATCGCGCACGGTTATTTCGATATCAATCTGGATGTAGTCTGGGAAACCGTGCGGACGGCGTTGCCGGCGCTGCTGGCAGACTTGCCGGGACCGGACGAACTTTCCTGA
- a CDS encoding nucleotidyltransferase family protein, producing MRPSLVLDLKRSAVREAASRYRTENVRVFGSALYGTDQEGSDLDLLVDALPGATLFDLGGLQDELEMLLGIHVDLLTPADLPAAFREQVLAEARPV from the coding sequence ATGCGACCATCCCTAGTGCTCGATTTGAAGCGAAGCGCGGTACGCGAGGCGGCAAGCCGCTACCGCACCGAGAACGTGCGCGTCTTCGGCTCGGCGTTGTACGGCACCGACCAGGAAGGCAGCGATCTGGATTTACTGGTCGACGCGTTGCCCGGCGCCACGCTGTTTGACCTGGGCGGCCTGCAGGATGAGCTGGAGATGTTGCTCGGCATCCACGTCGATCTGCTGACACCGGCGGATTTGCCTGCGGCATTCCGCGAACAGGTGCTTGCGGAAGCGCGGCCGGTATGA
- a CDS encoding DNA polymerase Y family protein, whose amino-acid sequence MRLWIAACLRCLPLDAIRPHWPDDAQAYAVLEQERVIALTPAARLAGVRLDMRRAGAAAIAPQVELLPRSPQAEADALQGAALALLQYTPEVALADEATVLLGVGASLQFFRGPRALARRVAATLRALDLRVSLGMAPTAAGAWLLAQRRERRACRRVLTLPTLVRRLDALPLALLPPARPRLDWLQDIGCATLGDLRALPRAGLQRRSAPELLAALDAAYGLAPEPQRWIEPPARFARRIELMEYLEHTDAVLAVARRLAEQLGGWLAASQLAVRKITLSLEHERGRRARPPTELELALSQPAWQPAQILGLLREKLGRMTLTDPVIAVALLAPETVAQPAASATLFPEPGGTAEDQARLLDLLSARLGRERVRRARPQADHRPEAANAWGDALQAPAGAEPLPALLDRPFWLLDPPQPLRLAGDRPQYRGQALRLMRGPERIESGWWDPQLTVRDYFVAEDEAAARYWIYRERDAEHARWFLHGLYA is encoded by the coding sequence ATGCGCCTCTGGATCGCCGCCTGCCTGCGCTGCCTGCCGCTGGACGCCATACGCCCGCACTGGCCTGACGACGCCCAGGCGTACGCCGTGCTGGAGCAGGAGCGCGTGATCGCCCTGACCCCGGCCGCGCGCCTTGCGGGCGTGCGGCTGGACATGCGGCGCGCCGGCGCCGCCGCCATCGCGCCCCAGGTCGAGCTGCTGCCGCGCAGTCCGCAGGCCGAGGCCGACGCGCTGCAGGGCGCGGCGCTGGCCCTGCTGCAATACACGCCCGAGGTCGCGCTGGCCGACGAGGCCACCGTGCTGCTGGGCGTGGGCGCCAGCCTGCAATTCTTCCGTGGCCCGCGCGCGCTGGCGCGCCGGGTCGCCGCCACGTTGCGGGCGCTGGACTTGCGGGTATCGCTGGGCATGGCGCCCACCGCCGCCGGCGCCTGGCTGCTGGCGCAGCGCCGGGAACGGCGCGCCTGCCGGCGGGTGCTGACGCTGCCCACGCTCGTTCGCAGGCTCGACGCGCTGCCGCTGGCCCTGCTGCCCCCGGCGCGGCCGCGCCTGGACTGGCTGCAGGACATCGGCTGCGCCACGCTGGGCGACCTGCGCGCCCTGCCGCGCGCCGGCCTGCAGCGGCGCAGCGCGCCCGAACTGCTGGCGGCGCTGGACGCCGCCTATGGTCTGGCGCCCGAGCCGCAGCGCTGGATCGAGCCGCCGGCGCGCTTCGCCCGCCGCATCGAGCTGATGGAATACCTGGAGCACACCGACGCGGTGCTGGCCGTGGCCCGCCGGCTGGCCGAACAGCTGGGCGGCTGGCTGGCCGCGAGCCAGCTGGCGGTGCGCAAGATCACGCTCAGCCTGGAGCACGAGCGCGGCCGCCGCGCGCGCCCGCCCACCGAGCTGGAACTGGCGCTGTCGCAACCAGCCTGGCAGCCGGCGCAGATCCTCGGCCTGCTGCGCGAGAAGCTGGGCCGCATGACGCTGACCGACCCGGTCATCGCCGTGGCCCTGTTGGCGCCCGAGACCGTGGCCCAGCCCGCCGCCAGCGCCACGCTGTTTCCCGAACCCGGCGGCACCGCCGAGGACCAGGCGCGGCTGCTGGACCTGCTCAGCGCACGGCTGGGCCGCGAACGCGTGCGCCGCGCCCGGCCCCAGGCCGATCACAGGCCCGAGGCCGCCAATGCCTGGGGCGACGCGCTGCAAGCGCCCGCCGGCGCCGAGCCGCTGCCGGCGCTGCTGGACCGTCCCTTCTGGCTGCTGGATCCGCCGCAGCCGCTGCGCCTGGCCGGCGACCGCCCGCAGTATCGGGGCCAGGCGCTGCGGCTGATGCGCGGTCCCGAGCGCATCGAGAGCGGCTGGTGGGATCCGCAGCTGACCGTGCGCGACTACTTCGTCGCCGAGGACGAAGCCGCCGCGCGCTACTGGATCTACCGCGAGCGCGACGCCGAGCACGCGCGCTGGTTCCTGCACGGGCTGTACGCCTGA